A window from Citrus sinensis cultivar Valencia sweet orange chromosome 3, DVS_A1.0, whole genome shotgun sequence encodes these proteins:
- the LOC102630049 gene encoding caffeic acid 3-O-methyltransferase-like isoform X2, translated as MANEARDENFAYACEVMTGSVLHMTMKAVIKLGLLEIIAKAGPGAKLSASEIAAQLPATKNKDAPTMLDRILGLLASYGIVECSLDDVDGSHRLYGLNDVSKYFVPNQDGVSLGPVLALIQDEAFLDSWSQLKETIIEGGVPFDRVHGTNAFEYLGLDPRFNEVFSTAMFNHTTLVLQKILEAYKGFEHIKQLVDVGGSLGNTLKAITSKYPHIKGINFDLPHVIQHSPEYPGVKHVGGDMFQSVPNGDAILIKWILHDWSDEHCLKLLKNCYKSIPEGGKVIVVESVLPELPETSTHSKINSLADVLVMTQYPGGKERTKHEFTTLATEAGFSGIRFVCFFYNLWVMEFYK; from the exons atGGCTAATGAAGCGAGAGACGAAAACTTTGCATATGCCTGTGAAGTGATGACGGGTTCAGTGCTCCACATGACCATGAAAGCAGTAATTAAGCTGGGACTTTTGGAGATCATAGCCAAAGCTGGTCCTGGAGCAAAGCTCTCAGCTTCAGAGATTGCCGCTCAGTTGCCCGCCACCAAGAACAAAGACGCACCCACGATGCTGGACCGGATACTCGGGCTTCTGGCTAGCTATGGTATTGTTGAATGCTCACTTGATGATGTAGATGGTTCTCACAGGCTATACGGTTTGAATGATGTTTCCAAATACTTTGTGCCTAATCAAGATGGTGTCTCATTAGGCCCTGTATTGGCCTTAATTCAGGACGAGGCCTTTCTCGACAGCTG GTCCCAACTGAAAGAAACTATTATTGAAGGAGGAGTTCCATTTGACCGAGTCCACGGAACGAACGCTTTCGAGTACCTAGGATTGGACCCCAGGTTCAATGAAGTTTTCAGCACAGCGATGTTCAACCATACCACTTTGGTCCTTCAAAAAATCCTTGAGGCTTACAAGGGTTTCGAGCACATAAAGCAATTGGTTGATGTTGGCGGTTCCCTTGGCAATACCCTTAAAGCAATTACTTCCAAGTATCCCCACATTAAGGGCATCAATTTCGACTTGCCTCACGTTATACAGCATTCCCCTGAGTATCCTG GTGTTAAGCATGTAGGGGGTGACATGTTTCAAAGTGTTCCAAATGGCGACGCCATTTTGATCAAG tGGATACTGCACGATTGGAGCGATGAACATTGCTTGAAGTTATTGAAGAATTGCTACAAAAGTATTCCCGAAGGAGGGAAGGTAATTGTTGTGGAGTCAGTACTTCCAGAACTGCCTGAGACTAGCActcattcaaaaataaattccctAGCTGATGTGCTGGTGATGACTCAATATCCGGGAGGAAAGGAGCGAACAAAGCATGAATTCACGACCTTGGCTACTGAAgctggatttagtggcatcagaTTTGTATGCTTTTTTTACAACTTATGGGTTATGGAGTTCTACAAGTAG